In Paroedura picta isolate Pp20150507F chromosome 6, Ppicta_v3.0, whole genome shotgun sequence, one genomic interval encodes:
- the LOC143840323 gene encoding coagulation factor VII-like, with translation MVSRHRSVLFFYFFLIYPLLLTAVFLNHKEASNILQRKRRANSFLEELKSGSLERECLEEQCSFEEAREIFQDNKRTMEFWKLYTAPKSCDSNPCQNGGTCIDHYQNYVCLCPMEYEGKNCETAEIEKLKCIYDNGNCHQYCRDTPTTVRECFCAKGYRLASDEVSCIPEVDYPCGKIPILAKKNESREGRIVGGRVCPPGECPWQALLIDGVKEKCGGVLLAPSWVVTAAHCLDEMQSRVLRVKLGEYDRDEEEEAEQERRVAEVIVHEQYIVKKTDNDIALLRLDKPVNFTDYVVPICLPERPFAEAILSSIKYSTVSGWGRLIEGGATSSLLLRVNLPRIKTKECIQHTHFNITKNMFCAGYLTGTKDSCEGDSGGPHATEYKNTWFLTGLVSWGKGCATVGTYGVYTKVSRYIEWLNNHMAH, from the exons TCTTCTTAAATCACAAGGAAGCTAGCAATATCCTACAGAGGAAAAGGCGAGCCAATtccttcctggaagagctgaaatCTGGGTCGTTGGAGCGAGAATGCCTAGAAGAGCAATGTTCATTTGAGGAAGCCAGAGAAATCTTCCAGGATAACAAAAGGACG ATGGAATTCTGGAAGTTGTATACAG CTCCCAAAAGTTGCGACTCCAACCCTTGCCAGAATGGTGGGACGTGTATAGACCATTATCAGAATTACGTGTGCCTGTGTCCTATGGAGTATGAAGGCAAAAACTGTGAAACAG CTGAAATAGAAAAACTGAAGTGCATTTATGACAACGGCAATTGTCACCAATACTGCAGAGACACCCCAACCACAGTACGGGAGTGTTTTTGTGCAAAGGGATACAGGCTAGCCAGTGATGAAGTATCTTGCATCCCAGAAG TTGATTATCCATGTGGGAAAATACCCATTTTGGCCAAAAAAAATGAGTCTCGGGAGGGAAGAATTGTCGGTGGCCGTGTCTGTCCTCCAGGGGAATGCCCATGGCAA GCACTGTTAATAGATGGTGTAAAAGAAAAATGTGGAGGTGTTTTACTTGCTCCATCGTGGGTCGTTACTGCAGCTCACTGCTTGGATGAAATGCAGTCCAGAGTACTCAGGGTAAAACTGG GTGAATATgacagagatgaagaagaagaagctgagcAGGAAAGGAGGGTTGCTGAAGTTATAGTCCACGAACAATATATTGTTAAAAAAACTGACAATGACATTGCCTTACTACGATTGGACAAGCCAGTAAACTTTACTGATTATGTGGTACCCATATGTTTGCCTGAGCGACCGTTTGCTGAAGCCATCTTGTCCTCTATTAAATATTCCACAGTGAGTGGATGGGGGCGCTTAATAGAAGGTGGGGCtacttcttctctccttctgcgAGTGAATCTGCCCAGAATAAAGACTAAAGAATGCATTCAGCACACTCACTTCAATATTACAAAAAACATGTTTTGTGCGGGGTATTTGACAGGGACTAAAGATTCATGTGAAGGTGACAGCGGTGGCCCCCATGCTACTGAGTACAAGAATACTTGGTTTCTAACAGGGCTTGTGAGCTGGGGGAAGGGGTGTGCAACTGTAGGCACCTATGGAGTTTACACAAAAGTATCAAGATACATTGAATGGCTGAACAATCACATGGCTCACTAA